The following DNA comes from Methanomassiliicoccales archaeon LGM-DZ1.
AATCGGTCTGCCTAATCGGATGCATGCGGATAATCATCCTGGGAGGCTTCCTGGGCAGCGGGAAGACCAGCCTTCTGATCAGGCTCGCCGCCCAGTTCACGGAGAAAGGGCAGAACGTTGCCATAATCGTCAACGAGTCCGGATCGTCCGGGGTCGACGGCGAGACCCTGAAGCAGCGCGGGTATGATTCTTATGAGCTCCCCGAGGGCTGCATATGCTGCACCCTGGCGGGGTCCCTGCAGGACACCATCAGGCAGATCGAGAAGGAGAGGTCGCCGGACGTCATCATCATCGAGCCTACCGGGCTCGCCATGCCTGGAAAGGTAAAGGAGATGGCGGAGCAGACAGGCGCCGGGGAGGAGAAGGACATCGTCATCGGCATCGCCGATGTTCAGAGGTTCAAGGACCTCATCAAGAAGAGAGAAGGATTCTTCGTCGAGCAGATGAAGGGCTCGGACTTCATACTCATCAACAAATCCGACCTCGCAAGGCCCGGGGACATGGAGAGCGCGATGGCCTGGCTGTCGGAACGCTTCCCCGAGACCGAGGTCATCCCGGTGTCCGTCAAGACCGGCGAGAACCTCGGCAGGGTCTATGAGCTGATGGCCTGAACCGTCCCGCCCTGCCCCTCCTCCCTACTTATAGGATAAGAATAGAATATAGGGAGTATGAGAACAGCCAGGTACGGCCGGACCGCAGGCCGTCCTGCATCCCGTACTACCACTGTTATGCGGTCAGAAAACTCTATTTATACTTCTTTTTATTAGTTTCGGGTATGATTGTCTACATCATCGGCGGCTTCCTCGGAAGCGGAAAGACCAGTCTGCTCATGAGGCTCGCCACCATGCTCGGCCAGAAGAAGGAGAGGGTCGCGATCGTCGTCAACGAGTCGGGCGAGATCGGCGTCGATGGGGCGACCCTCAAGGCCCAGGGATACGATGCCATCGAGCTCCCGCAGGGATGCATCTGCTGCACCCTCGCCGGGACCCTCCAGAACGCGCTCAGGAACATCAAGAACGACATCGACCCAGACATCATCATCATCGAGCCGACCGGGCTCGCTCTCCCCGGGAAGGTCAAGAACCTCGTCCGCTCCTCCTGCATCGACGAGGACAAGGACGTCGTCATCGGCATCGCCGATGTGCAGAGGTTCCACGACCTGGTCACCAAGAGGGAGGACTTCTTCACCGGCCAGATGCGCGCCTCGGACTTCATCCTCATCAACAAGTCCGACCTCGCGAAACCCGGGCAGATCGAGGAGGCCTCCGCCTGGCTCCATGAGCGCTTCCCCGAGACCAAGGTCATCCCGGTGTCCGTCAAGACCGGGGACAACCTCGACAAGGTCTACGAGATGATAGAATGAGCGAGGAGCACGAGCACCACCACGAGAACTCCATCGAGGAGGCCGGGGGCGCCGCCGCCGGCTTCACCGGGAAGATCTTCAACTTCAACACCGACGCCGAGGCAAGGCTCGCCGATGCCCTGATGGCCGTCGGAAAGTACGTCCAGGGCGAATCTGGCTGTCTTCTCGGCCACATCAAGGCCGCAGTCTACAAGGACGACGGCACCGGGATAACCCTGAACCTCATCGACATGGACAACGGGGTCGAGCACCACGGCACCATGGCCCGCCAGGACGAGGTCAAGTTCAACTTCATGTGCGCCGTCCTCGACGTCGATGAGCACGAGCTCACCCATGTCATGCTGCATGCCATCGATGATTCCGGGCTCGACTACGCCATCGACCCGGAATCGCTGAAGCATCACCATCACCACCATCACCATGACGGGGATGAGGATGACGACCATGATGAGGAGGAAGAGCATGAGCATCACCACCATGACGATGATGAGGAAAAGCACCATCACGGATGCTGCTGCCATGATGACGATGACCATGATGAGGACGGGCACCACCACCATGACGGTTGCTGCTGCCATGATGACGAGGACATGAGTTCCCTTCTCGACGAGAACGGGAAGCTGAGGCCCGACCACCATCACGACCATCATGATGAGCACGAGCACCACCACCATGACGATGATGACGGAGAAGAGCACCATCACGGGTGCTGCTGCCACAAGCATCATGACGAGTGACAGTCCAGTCCCCGATCAGGTCCGCAAGAGCCAGACATCCTAAATAGGATGAACTGTCCTCTAAGTAGTGTTAAACGACTTCGGCCGGCTCTGCGCCGGCCGCGGGGGAAAACCGTTTCCGTGCCAACCGGCGGCACATCAAGAAGGAGTCTCTATGAGCATAGGAATCGCCATCGATGTAGGAACATCAGGCAGCAGAGCGCACGCCATCGACCTATCCAACAACAAAGTGCTGAAAACCGTCACGACCGAATGCCACCCCCTGCCTGGCGCCAACGTGATGGACCATCTCACATTCTGCATCAACAACGGCAACCAGGTGGCCCATGAGATCCTCATCGACACCGAGAACAAGGTCATCAACGCGCTCGGCATCGACAAGCACCAGATCGAGAAGGTTTCCATCTGCGGCAACCCGATCCAGATGTCCCTGTTCCAGGGGATCCCCGTCGACGACCTCGCCTTCGCAGGCGAGAACGCCAAGAAGGCCAGGGGGATCAAGGAGCAGAAGAGGGATGCGGGGGTGTTCTCCGCCGTCGACGTCGGCCTCGACGTCCCCGACGGCACCGAGCTCTACGTCCCGCCGGCGATCAGGCACGAGATCGGTGCCGACGCCCTCGCCATGATGTACAAGTCCGGATTCCTGGAGCAGAAGGCCAACTGCATGGTCACCGACTACGGTACCAACGCCGAGATGGCCCTCAAGGTCGGCGACGACATCTACACCGGGTCCGCCGCCGCGGGTCCGGCCATGGAGGGGCAGTCCATCCGCTGCGGGATGCTGGCGGCCCCCGGCGCCATCAGCGACCTCGAGTACGATTTCTCGTGGAGATGCAAGGTCCTCGACGACAGCATCTCCCCCCAGGACGGGGACCTCATAAACTTCGCCCTGGAGCAGGAGATGGAGAAGGGCCCGATGGACGGCAAGGCGAAGGGGATCACCGGGACCGGCGTCATCGCGGCTGTGGCCGTCGCCCAGTACGAGCACCTCTGGCGGAAGGGGCAGCTCACCACCTCAGACGGCAGGATGCACCTCCAGGACGGCATCTACGTCGATTCCCACGACATATCCGAGGCAGCCAAGGCCATCGGCGCCATGAGGGCGGGGCATTTCACCCTCCTGGAACATGCCGGTATCAAGTTCGACGACATGCACACCATGTACATGGCGGGCGCGTCCGGAACTTATGTGGATGCCATGAAGGCCCGCGACGTCGGCCTCATACCCCCGACCTCGACCGAGATCTACCAGTGGGGCAACACTTCCCTGGCGCTCGCCGAGGACGTCCTGAGGGACCCGGAGCTCCTCGACAAACTGCAGGACATCGCCAACGGCATCCGCGCCAACCACGTCATGTTCGCGTCGGACCACGTCTTCGAGCAGATCTACATGCAGGAGCTCTCCTTCTGGGAGGAGGGCATGAGCCTCGAGGAATACAACAGGAACAATGCTGTCGAGGGCATCCAGGCCCTTCCGAAGGCCCGCGGGCACGCCAACGTCCACCGCATGGTCACCAGGGACATCCAGGACCTCGGAGTGAACGGCCTCACGATCATCCACGACATCGGGACCCAGCTCGTCGGGAAGATGGACGGCTGCACCGTCTGCAGGAAGTGCGAGAGGAACTGCCCCGAGAAGGCCCTGACCATCTCCGACGACGGAGTGGCCACCGTGCAGACCAAGAACTGCCTCGGCACCGCCTGCTACAGGTGCGAGCGCGAGTGCCCCTCCAAGGTGTTCAAGTACGGCACCCTGAGGCTGGCTGAGAAGGCCTGAGATCCGGGGAGGCACCGCCTCCCCCGGCAAACCGTTTCAAGATTTTTTCGGGATCTAAAAATGTTCCAGATCCCAGATTTTCCTGCCGGATCAGAACATGCAGGATCCGCTGCCTGAACGGAAAGGATTCAAGATCCGCAGCTATGCGGAACAGATATGCCAGATAAAGAAAACTCAGGTGCAGAGGCGGGGATTCGAACCCCGGAAACGCTAAGTACAGGATCCTAAGTCCTGCGCCTTTGACCTGGCTCGGCTACCCCTGCAGCTGAACCGCAGATGCTTACCTGGTTTATATCGTTCGCGTCTGCTCCCGCGTGCACGGAGCATGACACATCCCTGAGGACAGGCCTGCTTCACGCTCCCCTGATACGGGGGTGGGGCATCGGCTTCCGAGCCGGATCCTCTTCAGAAGCGCCTTCTGTGCCCGCTGCCCCCGTTCCCTTTCCTCGCTTTCAAGGCGGCCTTCGGGTCGTAGGACTTCAGCCATTTCACGAGATCGGCGTCGGCATCGGTCCACTGCGGCGTCTCCCCCCTGTCTATGTACTCGTGGTACCATGCCTCGGCATCCTCCATGGGCTTGGCCATGTCCGGACGGTCGACGGCGATGACCGCGCAGTTCTCCGGCGAAGGGACCCAGTTCCCGGGACGGTCGTAATCCTGGTCCTCCAGGAAGCCGACGGCGAAGACGATCCTGTCGAGATCGGAAAGCTGGGCGTACAGCCCCGCCTGGAGCATATAGGTCTCCGGGATGACCGATACCTTCCCCTCGGAGTCCAGCCATTTGGGGCGGTTGCCGGAGGTCTTGATCTCCAGGACGGCCTGCCTCCTCCCTTCGTACCCGATATAGCCGTCGACCAGACCGCCGAAGACCTTGCTGTCGTGGAAATGATCGTATCCGCATTTCTCGCGGGGGACCGGCTCCTCCACCGTCAGCTGCTCCGACTGCGGTATACCCAGTATGCCGGGAAGGAGGGATTGGGCGTTCTTCCTCACGTAATTCCTGATCACCGGTTCCAGGGCGTTCCCCGCATCGATGTACTTGTTCCTGGGGTCCCCCGGATATATGCCGGCGAGTTCCAGGGATACTTTGAAGGGGGTGGAGAGGTCGCTGACGCCCAGGATGGGGCCCAGTTTCGTCCCTGAGATCTTCTTCTTCCGGTAAAGATCGAAGACGACCACCCTGTCGCTGTCGTCGATCTCGACGATGTTCGCTCTGCCGTCGAATGCCATGCTCGGACTATCCGTTCTCTGGGTATATACACGGAACGGTCTGCATGCAGCGGGAGCGCCGATATCAGGTCTGTTCCGGCGGTCTGCGGGCAGAACGCATATGCCTGTGTCCCCGCCATATATG
Coding sequences within:
- a CDS encoding GTPase produces the protein MIVYIIGGFLGSGKTSLLMRLATMLGQKKERVAIVVNESGEIGVDGATLKAQGYDAIELPQGCICCTLAGTLQNALRNIKNDIDPDIIIIEPTGLALPGKVKNLVRSSCIDEDKDVVIGIADVQRFHDLVTKREDFFTGQMRASDFILINKSDLAKPGQIEEASAWLHERFPETKVIPVSVKTGDNLDKVYEMIE
- a CDS encoding YqaJ viral recombinase family protein; its protein translation is MAFDGRANIVEIDDSDRVVVFDLYRKKKISGTKLGPILGVSDLSTPFKVSLELAGIYPGDPRNKYIDAGNALEPVIRNYVRKNAQSLLPGILGIPQSEQLTVEEPVPREKCGYDHFHDSKVFGGLVDGYIGYEGRRQAVLEIKTSGNRPKWLDSEGKVSVIPETYMLQAGLYAQLSDLDRIVFAVGFLEDQDYDRPGNWVPSPENCAVIAVDRPDMAKPMEDAEAWYHEYIDRGETPQWTDADADLVKWLKSYDPKAALKARKGNGGSGHRRRF
- a CDS encoding GTPase; translation: MRIIILGGFLGSGKTSLLIRLAAQFTEKGQNVAIIVNESGSSGVDGETLKQRGYDSYELPEGCICCTLAGSLQDTIRQIEKERSPDVIIIEPTGLAMPGKVKEMAEQTGAGEEKDIVIGIADVQRFKDLIKKREGFFVEQMKGSDFILINKSDLARPGDMESAMAWLSERFPETEVIPVSVKTGENLGRVYELMA
- a CDS encoding hydrogenase nickel incorporation protein HypA, which translates into the protein MSEEHEHHHENSIEEAGGAAAGFTGKIFNFNTDAEARLADALMAVGKYVQGESGCLLGHIKAAVYKDDGTGITLNLIDMDNGVEHHGTMARQDEVKFNFMCAVLDVDEHELTHVMLHAIDDSGLDYAIDPESLKHHHHHHHHDGDEDDDHDEEEEHEHHHHDDDEEKHHHGCCCHDDDDHDEDGHHHHDGCCCHDDEDMSSLLDENGKLRPDHHHDHHDEHEHHHHDDDDGEEHHHGCCCHKHHDE
- a CDS encoding methylamine methyltransferase corrinoid protein reductive activase encodes the protein MSIGIAIDVGTSGSRAHAIDLSNNKVLKTVTTECHPLPGANVMDHLTFCINNGNQVAHEILIDTENKVINALGIDKHQIEKVSICGNPIQMSLFQGIPVDDLAFAGENAKKARGIKEQKRDAGVFSAVDVGLDVPDGTELYVPPAIRHEIGADALAMMYKSGFLEQKANCMVTDYGTNAEMALKVGDDIYTGSAAAGPAMEGQSIRCGMLAAPGAISDLEYDFSWRCKVLDDSISPQDGDLINFALEQEMEKGPMDGKAKGITGTGVIAAVAVAQYEHLWRKGQLTTSDGRMHLQDGIYVDSHDISEAAKAIGAMRAGHFTLLEHAGIKFDDMHTMYMAGASGTYVDAMKARDVGLIPPTSTEIYQWGNTSLALAEDVLRDPELLDKLQDIANGIRANHVMFASDHVFEQIYMQELSFWEEGMSLEEYNRNNAVEGIQALPKARGHANVHRMVTRDIQDLGVNGLTIIHDIGTQLVGKMDGCTVCRKCERNCPEKALTISDDGVATVQTKNCLGTACYRCERECPSKVFKYGTLRLAEKA